DNA from Asanoa sp. WMMD1127:
GACCGTCCAGGGCTACGACTTCCACGGCACGTGGGAGGCGACCGCCAACCAGCAGTCGGCGCTGCGCATCCCCGCCGGCGCGCCGGGCCCGACCTTCTCGATCGAGACCACCATCGCCGCCTGGCGGGACCGGGGCGCGCCGCGCGACAAGCTGGTCGTCGGCATTCCCTACTACGGCCGCGGCTGGGCGGGGGTGACCGGCGGGCGCAACGGCCTGTTCGGCACGTCGACGGGCGGCGCGGCGCCGGCCACGTTCGAGGCGGGCTCCGAGGACTACAAGGTCCTCAAGACGAAGGTCGGCACCGACGGCTACCGGGTCTACCGCGACCTGCGCGCCGGCACCGCCTGGCTCTACAACGGCAACACCTTCTGGACGTACGACGATCCGGTGGTCGTTCTCCAGAAGGCCCTGTGGATCCGCACCCAGGGGCTCGGCGGCGCGATGGTCTGGTCGCTCGACGGCGACGACGACAACGCCACCCTGACCAAGACCCTCCACCTGGGGCTTTGGACACCCTGAGCAGCTAAACCGTTCGGCGCAGATGAGGAACCGTTCAGCGCGTCGGCTCCGTTGAACGGCGAGTTGTGTCACACCGGACAGTTAGCCTCCGGCCGTCAATGAGATCCATGACGGCCGGAGGTTTGTCATGAGTGATCCGGAAGTGCGCGCCGAGGGCGCGCCCGCGGTGGCTCGCGCGAAAGACAAGAGCCCGTGGAACTGGTTGCTGTTCGTGCCGATCCTGGTCCCGCTGATCACGCCGCTGTTCAACCATGACTCGCCGCGGCTGTGGGGCTTCCCGACGTTCTACTGGCTGCAGCTGCTGTTCATCGTCCTCGGCGTCACGACGACCACGGTCGTCTACCAGATGACGAAGAAGCGGGGCTGATCGGGATGGGCGACCACGTTACCGAGATCGTCATCTTCACGTTGCTGTTCCTGCTGGTCAGCGGCATGGGCTTCGTGGCCGCGCGGTGGCGCGCGCCCAACGACATGGCGCACCTCGACGAGTGGGGCCTGGGCGGGCGCAGCTTCGGCGGCTGGATCACCTGGTTCCTGGTGGGCGGTGACCTCTACACCGCGTACACCTTCGTCGCCGTGCCGGCCCTGCTCTTCGGCGCGGGCGCGGCCGGGTTCTTCGCCGTCCCGTACACGATCATCATCTATCCCCTGGTCTTCCTCGTCCTGGTGCGGCTCTGGTCGGTCTCGCACCGGCACGGCTTCGTGACGCCGGCCGACTTCGTGCGGTCGCGGTTCCAGTCGCCGACGCTGGCGCTGCTGATCGCGATCACCGGCATCGTCGCCACGATGCCCTACATCGCGCTGCAGCTGGTCGGCATCGAGGCCGTGCTCAAGACGATGGGCGTGACCGGTGACAGCACGATCGCCCGGCACCTGCCGATCATCATCGCGTTCGCGATCCTGGCGGCCTACACCTACCAGTCCGGGCTGCGGGCGCCGGCGCTGATCGCGTTCGTCAAGGACACGCTGATCTACATCGTGATCCTGGTGGCGATCATCTACCTGCCGTACAAGCTGGGTGGTTGGGGCAAGATCTTCGACGCGGCGGACGCGAAGTTCGACGCGTCACCCAATCCCAACGACGGCATCCTGCTGACCGCCGCCAACCAGTGGCAATACATCACGCTGGCCCTCGGCTCGGCGCTCGCGCTGTTCCTCTACCCGCACAGCCTCACCGGCGTGCTGGCGAGCCGCAACCGCGACGTGATCAAGCGCAACATGTCGGCGCTGCCGGCCTACAGCCTGCTGCTCGGCCTGATCGCGCTGCTCGGCTTCATGGCGATCGCGGCCGGCGTCAAGCCGCTGCCGGGTGCCAAGGAGGGCTCGGTCGACAGCAACACGGTCGTGCCGCTGCTGTTCGACCAGCAGTTCCCGTCGTGGTTCGCGGGCGTCGCGTTCGCCGCCGTCGGCATCGGCGCCCTGGTGCCGGCGGCCATCATGTCGATCGCCGCGGCCAACCTGTTCACCCGCAACATCTACAAGGAATATTTGAAGCGCGACGCCACGCCCGCCCAGGAGGCCAACGTCTCCAAGATCACCTCACTGGTGGTCAAGGTCGGCGCGGTCGCCTGCATCGTGTTCCTCGACCCGCAGTTCTCGATCGACCTCCAGCTCATCGGCGGCGTGATCATCCTGCAGACACTGCCGGCGGTGGCGCTCGGCATCTACACCCGGTGGTTCCACCGCGGCGGCCTGATCGCGGGCTGGGTGGCCGGCATGGGCCTGGGCACGTGGATGCTCTACCAGATCCCCAACGCCGCGACGGGCCGCGCCCACTTCGGCGGCTCGGCGTTCCCGCTGGAGAAGTTCGGCTTCATCGACTCCAAGACCACGGTGTACGTGGGTCTGGTCGCCGTGGCCGTCAACCTCGCCGTGGCTGCGCTGGTCACGCTGGCGCTGCGGGCCGGCAACGTCCCGGACGGCGGCGACGACACGCAGCCGGACGACTACTTCGCCGACGAGGGCGACCCGCGGATCTCCGTGCCGGCCCAGCCGGCCGGCGGCACCGACGCCGACCTCGACTCGTCCCCGTCACCGAAGACCGCTTGACAGAACGGCGCCTCCTTATCGACTATCGATGCATCGGTAATCGATAAGGAGGCGCCTCGTCATGAAGTGGACGCGCGACTGGCTTCGCGATCTTCAGCTCCTGATCGGCGCGAGCATGGTCGTCTTCGCCGGGATCATCGTGTTCCGCCTGGTGTCGGTGTTCGCCGGCGGCGCGGTCTGCGCCGGCATCGTCGGCGCGCCGGTCGACGTGGCGGTCACCGGGCTGCGCCCGGGCGCCCAGGCGGCTGACACCGCCGCGGTGTGCGTGGAGTCGCCGTCCGTCAGCCAGGTCATGCTGATGCTGCTCCACGACGGCCCGGCCCTGGTCGCCGCCGGCATCGCGGCCGCCCTGCTCTATCGGATCGTCCGCGACGCCCGCCGGCACGACCCCTTCACCGCGACCACGGTCCGGCGGCTGCGCCAGCTGGCCTGGTTCCTGCTCGTCGCCGGCGTCGTCGTCACGTCGGCCGCCAACACCTCGTCGGGCCTGCTGCTGCACACGATGGTCGAGCGCGGCACCGCCCCCAACCAGGCGATGTGGACCTGGCTGTTCGTGGCCGTCGGCGTGGGGGCGGTCGCCGAGATCGTCAACCGCGGCGTCGCCCTGCGGGCCGAGCTCGACACGGTCATCTGATGCCGCCGGGGGAGGAGCACCGGGTCGAGGTGCACATCGACAAGCTCCTGGCGGAGCGCGGCATGACCCTGACGGAGCTCGCCGACCGCGTCGGCCTCACACTGGCCAACCTGTCGATCCTGAAGAACGGCCGCGCCCGGGCCGTGCGTTTCTCGACCTTGAGCGCGTTGTGCACGGCCCTGGACTGCCAGCCGGGCGACCTCTTCACGGTGCGGGAGCGCTGATCGCCACCAACGGCCGCTCGATGGTGACCGCCCGGGCGCCGCCTGCGCCCGCGACTCGGTCGGCAGCCACGCTCCTCGGCCACGCTCCTCGGCCAGGCTCCTCGGCCGCGCTGCGCGGCCGCGCCCCTCGGCCCGCTGCGCGGCCGCGCCCCTCGTCCGCGCCCCTCGGCCGCGCCCCTCGTCCGCGCCCCTCGTCCGCGCCCCTCGGCCGCGCCCCTCGTCCGCGCCCCTCGTCCGCGCCCCTCGGCCGCGCCCCTCGTCCGCGCCCCTCGTCCGCGCCCCTCGGCCGCGCCCCTCGGCCGCGCCCCTCGGCCGCGCTGGTCGGCGGCGCTGGTCGGCCGCCACTCCGTCGGCCCCCCGCGCCCGCTTCGTAGATCTAGGTAAATTTACGTCGCTCTAGCAGCTGTCGCTCTAGCAGCATTTAATTACCTAGATCTCCATCTGCGGGCCGGCGGCGGCCGCGAGGGTGGTGAAGCGTCAGGTGAAGGCGTGGACCAGTAGGTAGATGCCGATGCCCGTGCCGAAGATGACGATGATCGTCTTCAGGAGGCGGCCCGGTAGGCGGCGGGCCAGGCGGGCGCCGAGGTAGCCGCCGACGATCGTGGCCGGCGCCAGGACCGCGACCGTGGCCCAGTTGACCGGGCCGAACAGGGCGAACACCACGACGGTGGTCAGCCCGACGGTCGCGGACAGCAGGTTCTTGACGGCGGTGACCCGCGCCAGCGTCTCGTCGAGGACCAGCGCCAACCCCGCCACGAACATGACCCCCAGCGCCGCCCCGAAGTATCCACCGTAGACCGCGCCCAGCGCGACCATCGAGTGGAGCATCGCCTGCTGGCGCGCGTGGCTGATCCGGGCCGGATGGCCGACGACGCGCCGCAGCTGGTCCTGGAACGCCAGCACCGCGGTCGCGCCGAGCACCAGGAACGGCACCACCTTGTCGAACGCGGTCTCGGGCGTGATCAGCAGCAGCACGCAGCCCGCGATGGCTCCCGCGACCGCGGTCGGCAGCAACAGCACGGTCCGCCGGAGCTGGCCGCGAAGGTCGTGCCGCGACCCGTACACGCTTGCGAAGTAGCCCGGACACACCGCGACGCTGTTGCTGACGTTGGCGGGCACCGACGGCAGCCCGATCCCGAGCAGCGCCGGGAAGGTGATCAGCGAACCCCCACCGGCGATCGCGTTCATCAGGCCGGCCGCCAACCCGGCGGCGAGCAGCAGAACGGCCTGGGAGAGATCCATCGCAGGGGAGCCTAGCCGCACCGGTACGATGGGGCATGACGGGCGAGTCGGCTGGGCGGTCGCGTCGGCGGCCTGCGAGGGCCGTCGCCGAGGAACGTCCGGACTCCGCAGGGCAGGGTGGTTGTTAACGGCAACCCGGGGTGACCCGCGGGAAAGTGCCACAGAAAACAAACCGCCAGGCGTACGCGCCTGGTAAGGGTGAAACGGCGGGGTAAGAGCCCACCAGCGCACCGGGTGACCGGCGCGGCTCGGTAAACCCCACCCGGAGCAAGGCCAAAAGGGCCGTCCGACCGCAAGGCCGGACGACCTGCGCAGGCGTTCGAGGGCTGCCCGCCCGAGCCTGCGGGTAGGCCGCTGGAGCCTGCCGGCAACGGCAGACCGAGATGGATGGCCGCCACCCGCCGCCGAGAGGCGGCAGGAACAGAATCCGGCGTACAGGCCGACTCGCCCGTCACCTACCCTTGGTCACCCTGTTTGACCTGCTGCTTCGAACGGCAGTGCTGGTCGACGTTGGTCGATGTTGGGTGGCGTTTGACGGCCCGGTGGCGGCCCGGACGGCCCACACACGGCCCACAGACGGCCCGGCGGAGATCGTCTACATCGCGGCCTATCGGCTGGCTTTGACCTTCGCGCTGGTGGCGGTTGTGGCGGTCGGTGGGCCATCCCGTCGCACATCCACGCGGCGCAACCGCGTCTGGAAGGCTGAGCCTATGCAGGTTTCCTCCCCGCCGCCGGAAACGATCGCGGCTGCCACCAGCCCCGACTGGTCAGCTCGAGCCGACGCAGGACGACACCTCGCCGCCTGGGCTGATCAGGACGACATCGCTGTCATCCTCCAAGGGCTCCTGATGGACCGTGGTGACACCGCTGTGGTCGAAGCGACCTGCCTGGCCCTGTTACGCCGCAACGACATTGACGGCGCCCGACTCGTGGCCCGAGCGACCGCCACAGCCGACGACCTCCTCGCCGTCGGCCTCGATCACCTTGACCACCTCCACGACGCCGTAACCACCTACCTCATTCCCGACGGCCCCGCGGATCAACTCCTCGCCCTCTGCGACGCCTTGGCCCCCGACCCCGACCCCGCCACCGCGACTGGAGCCACCCGACTTGCCGACTGGGCACGCCCGTCGTCGCCCGCTGGTGATCAGCCTCATTACCCTGTGCCCAATAACAAGATCGTCTAGCCGGAGCTGTCACGGATCATCTGACCCGGATCCGTAACGCTTCAACTGGAACCCGGCAGACTGTCGTAGGGCCGAAGGCCCTACCCGCCGGAGGCCCACCCGCCGGAAACGGGTTCCCGAGACATCGCCCGAGTGCTGAGTCAGAGGAGTTGGCATCTGCCGGTCGCTCCTATGGCCGGGATTGCGCCTTGTTGCTGCCGGCACGGTCGGCGCGCCACTGGAGGAAGAGGTAGGTGAACAGCAGGCCGAAGAACGCCAACTGGAGCACACCGAGAATGCTCAGGCTCGGTCGTTGCCAGCTACCGGGCATAAGCTCTCGCGCCTCGAACAGAAGCCCCGCAACGCCACCGCAGGTGGCACCCGATGCCCAAAGGCGGGGACGGTATACGGCGCGACCGAACAACCTGGCAGTGCCGCCGCGTCGGCTGCGCGCCAGCACAACCGCGGCTAGAACGATCAGCGCCGTGCTGCCGCTGATGACCACGAACATCAGCACGAGCGAAGCCGCGTCGGGAGACGTCACGGCGTCAGGGTAGCCACAGCGCGCCGCAACCGGGGCTGGCGGTCAGCTCGCGCCAGGAGTCATTACTGGCGTCCATGGTGTTGGGGGCCGGCTCCCTTTCGCGCCGCGCGCTCGCTGCTCAGATATCGAACCGGCTTGCCGAGCGACTCCGCGTAGGCGATCTCCTTTCGGGTCGACTCGCCCAGGTAGCCGCCGGGGTCCACGATGTACACCTCGTCAGCCATGCGGATCTTCTGGAAATGCACCGCGCCGAGCCGCTCCTTCAGGGCCGAGGTGTCGGCTGTGTCGGGGAGGCTGAACATCCCGAGGCTGATCACGACGCAACCTTCCAGCGTGAGCCGCTGGTTGACCTCCGCGAACTCGGCCTCGAACCTGGTCGAGCCGCAGAGCGTGATGACCTTCGCCTCGCCCTTGGCCGACTGCGGCGCCTGCCGATTCTCCATAAGAGTCATGATCGGTGAACGGGCGGACGGAGTCCATCGCCGTCGCGGAGCCTCGCGTGCCATCGCCGGTCAGTTCGGGTGGAACTCACGGCCTAGCCTGACACCTGGCCAAGTCTCAGGCGGGATCGACCGTCTTCACCATCACGCAGTTCTTCAGCCCCTTGGGCCGGTCGTAGGTGAAGCCGAGCCGTTCGTAGAGGCGACGCGTGCCGTTGTAGAGGAAGGACGACGACATCTTCTTGGTCTGGTTGGTCAGGTCGTGCGGGTAGCTCTCGACCCGTCCCCCGCCGGCCTGGGCGATGAGGTCCAGCGCGCCGGTGATCGCCAGCTCGGTCACGCCTTGTCGCCGGTGGCGCTTGTCGACGAAGACGCAGGTGATCCGGTAGTCGGGGTCCGCCGCCTTCGTGGCGTCGT
Protein-coding regions in this window:
- a CDS encoding DUF3311 domain-containing protein; translation: MSDPEVRAEGAPAVARAKDKSPWNWLLFVPILVPLITPLFNHDSPRLWGFPTFYWLQLLFIVLGVTTTTVVYQMTKKRG
- a CDS encoding sodium:solute symporter, which gives rise to MGDHVTEIVIFTLLFLLVSGMGFVAARWRAPNDMAHLDEWGLGGRSFGGWITWFLVGGDLYTAYTFVAVPALLFGAGAAGFFAVPYTIIIYPLVFLVLVRLWSVSHRHGFVTPADFVRSRFQSPTLALLIAITGIVATMPYIALQLVGIEAVLKTMGVTGDSTIARHLPIIIAFAILAAYTYQSGLRAPALIAFVKDTLIYIVILVAIIYLPYKLGGWGKIFDAADAKFDASPNPNDGILLTAANQWQYITLALGSALALFLYPHSLTGVLASRNRDVIKRNMSALPAYSLLLGLIALLGFMAIAAGVKPLPGAKEGSVDSNTVVPLLFDQQFPSWFAGVAFAAVGIGALVPAAIMSIAAANLFTRNIYKEYLKRDATPAQEANVSKITSLVVKVGAVACIVFLDPQFSIDLQLIGGVIILQTLPAVALGIYTRWFHRGGLIAGWVAGMGLGTWMLYQIPNAATGRAHFGGSAFPLEKFGFIDSKTTVYVGLVAVAVNLAVAALVTLALRAGNVPDGGDDTQPDDYFADEGDPRISVPAQPAGGTDADLDSSPSPKTA
- a CDS encoding DUF2975 domain-containing protein; protein product: MKWTRDWLRDLQLLIGASMVVFAGIIVFRLVSVFAGGAVCAGIVGAPVDVAVTGLRPGAQAADTAAVCVESPSVSQVMLMLLHDGPALVAAGIAAALLYRIVRDARRHDPFTATTVRRLRQLAWFLLVAGVVVTSAANTSSGLLLHTMVERGTAPNQAMWTWLFVAVGVGAVAEIVNRGVALRAELDTVI
- a CDS encoding helix-turn-helix transcriptional regulator, with protein sequence MPPGEEHRVEVHIDKLLAERGMTLTELADRVGLTLANLSILKNGRARAVRFSTLSALCTALDCQPGDLFTVRER
- a CDS encoding sulfite exporter TauE/SafE family protein encodes the protein MDLSQAVLLLAAGLAAGLMNAIAGGGSLITFPALLGIGLPSVPANVSNSVAVCPGYFASVYGSRHDLRGQLRRTVLLLPTAVAGAIAGCVLLLITPETAFDKVVPFLVLGATAVLAFQDQLRRVVGHPARISHARQQAMLHSMVALGAVYGGYFGAALGVMFVAGLALVLDETLARVTAVKNLLSATVGLTTVVVFALFGPVNWATVAVLAPATIVGGYLGARLARRLPGRLLKTIIVIFGTGIGIYLLVHAFT
- a CDS encoding GNAT family N-acetyltransferase, with the protein product MSYTIAPLSSETWPAFDALVLRHNGIFGGCWCIWFHPDGPERGQGAEVNRALKKAYVEQGQAHAALVMDGAEAIAWAQYGTPVELPSIHHRKEYDATKAADPDYRITCVFVDKRHRRQGVTELAITGALDLIAQAGGGRVESYPHDLTNQTKKMSSSFLYNGTRRLYERLGFTYDRPKGLKNCVMVKTVDPA